In one Lysobacter alkalisoli genomic region, the following are encoded:
- a CDS encoding tetratricopeptide repeat protein, whose protein sequence is MSARILLLAVLLAATGMAAAQNLPRPAEFYFADDSRTTRPVVVVNGTGEAVMQKLLATIERNRRAHAEAAQLAHLAFGSGRVEVGRSLYDRALEGLDGNNALRRPVMWNYGWDLYRSGDSEGALAQWAGLVNLRSITASWVPQTLALALWSVDRRDEAVQWYAAAVRSEPDQWRTTARHAELLPDWSESERAILAEVQAAWAENPPAWP, encoded by the coding sequence ATGAGTGCACGAATCTTGCTGCTGGCGGTCCTGCTTGCCGCCACCGGTATGGCCGCGGCCCAGAACCTGCCGCGCCCGGCCGAGTTCTACTTCGCCGATGACTCCCGCACGACGCGACCGGTGGTCGTGGTCAATGGCACCGGCGAGGCGGTGATGCAGAAATTGCTGGCGACCATCGAGCGCAACCGGCGCGCCCATGCCGAGGCCGCCCAGCTGGCCCACCTCGCCTTCGGTTCCGGCCGGGTCGAAGTCGGCCGCAGCCTGTACGACCGGGCCCTGGAAGGGCTGGACGGAAACAACGCGCTCCGGCGCCCGGTGATGTGGAACTATGGCTGGGACCTGTACCGGTCTGGCGACTCCGAGGGTGCGCTGGCGCAGTGGGCCGGGCTGGTGAATTTGCGCAGTATCACGGCGAGCTGGGTGCCGCAGACACTGGCACTGGCCTTGTGGTCGGTCGACCGCAGGGACGAGGCGGTGCAGTGGTACGCCGCCGCGGTGCGCAGCGAACCGGACCAGTGGCGCACCACCGCCCGCCATGCGGAGCTGCTGCCGGACTGGAGCGAATCCGAGCGTGCGATCCTGGCCGAAGTGCAGGCCGCCTGGGCCGAGAATCCGCCGGCCTGGCCGTAA
- a CDS encoding beta-N-acetylhexosaminidase gives MMQSKSTGCRLWLAGAVMLVALTACADRTPTATEAAAVPDVADGALIPKPARLEQGDGAFVLSVDTPLLSADAAAEAVAVRFADYLRATRGLELGTAVGGADEGAVHFALDPAFDGGSPEAYRLDVAPTGVRVVAAEPAGLFYGAVTLWQLATTQAEGDIRIPSMRIEDAPRFGWRGFMLDSARHFQSVEQIKKLLDAMALHKLNTFHWHLTDDQGWRIEIKRYPKLTEIGGCRIPAGDAGIDPASGKPRPYCGHYTQEQIRDIVAYAAERHITVVPEIDVPGHAQAAIASYPELGVTGERPPVSNEWGVHSWLFNVEEETFVFLENVLAEVVELFPGEYVHIGGDEAVKDQWESSARVQARMRELGAQDEMAMQGLLVERLEKFLAGNGKRLIGWDEILEAELPPAATVMSWRGIEGGIEAARKGHDVVMSPSSDLYLDYLQTTLPDEPPGRPATITVQDVYAFEPVPAELDAGQQKHILGLQANMWTEHTRFDERLEHNLFPRLAAVAESGWTPAADKNWDDFRRRLPMQLQRYRMLGIGHAQTPFQVAIEVDDDRAAGIATVALSNPLGYEIRHTTDGSMPVATSPAHAGPFEVALPAELRAAAFFDGEPLAEPQTFVLDPASLLVRTDEQLAICPDAGRLLLRLEDDGPADGERAIFNATIFYPCWQWNAADLDGIGAVKVRLGRIPYYFQLAHDEPSRHFEPAVTAHGELMVHGGGCEGELLAQLPMPAEPGADGFVELEAVLPPPPAAGRQDLCIRVTGDTRPAMWVVDRVGLVPGRP, from the coding sequence ATGATGCAATCGAAGTCGACCGGATGCCGCCTGTGGCTGGCAGGGGCCGTGATGCTCGTGGCGTTGACGGCGTGTGCCGACCGGACTCCGACTGCGACTGAGGCGGCGGCCGTGCCTGATGTTGCGGATGGCGCATTGATCCCGAAACCGGCCAGGCTGGAGCAGGGCGACGGCGCGTTCGTGCTGTCCGTGGATACGCCATTGCTGTCCGCGGACGCGGCGGCCGAGGCGGTGGCGGTGCGTTTCGCCGATTACCTGCGGGCGACGCGGGGACTCGAGCTGGGCACCGCCGTCGGCGGGGCGGACGAGGGCGCGGTGCACTTCGCTCTCGATCCGGCTTTCGATGGTGGCTCGCCGGAAGCCTACCGGCTCGATGTCGCGCCGACCGGCGTGCGCGTGGTTGCCGCCGAACCGGCCGGGCTGTTCTACGGCGCGGTGACCCTGTGGCAGCTGGCGACGACGCAGGCCGAGGGCGACATTCGCATCCCGTCGATGCGTATCGAGGACGCGCCGCGCTTCGGCTGGCGTGGTTTCATGCTCGATTCCGCGCGCCACTTCCAGAGCGTGGAGCAGATCAAGAAGCTGCTCGACGCGATGGCGCTGCACAAGCTCAACACCTTCCATTGGCACCTGACCGACGACCAGGGCTGGCGGATCGAGATCAAGCGCTATCCGAAGCTCACCGAGATCGGCGGCTGTCGGATTCCGGCGGGCGACGCCGGCATCGACCCGGCCAGCGGCAAGCCGCGCCCGTACTGCGGCCATTACACCCAGGAGCAGATCCGCGACATCGTCGCCTATGCCGCCGAGCGCCATATCACCGTGGTGCCGGAGATCGACGTGCCCGGCCACGCACAGGCGGCGATCGCGTCCTATCCCGAACTCGGCGTGACCGGCGAGCGACCGCCGGTGTCGAACGAGTGGGGCGTGCACAGCTGGCTGTTCAATGTCGAGGAAGAGACCTTCGTATTCCTCGAGAACGTGCTGGCCGAAGTGGTCGAACTGTTCCCCGGCGAGTATGTGCACATCGGCGGCGACGAAGCGGTCAAGGACCAGTGGGAGTCCTCCGCGCGGGTGCAGGCGCGCATGCGCGAGCTGGGTGCGCAGGACGAGATGGCGATGCAGGGGCTGCTGGTCGAGCGGCTGGAGAAGTTCCTCGCCGGCAACGGCAAGCGTCTGATCGGCTGGGACGAGATCCTCGAGGCCGAGTTGCCGCCGGCCGCGACGGTGATGTCCTGGCGCGGCATCGAGGGCGGCATCGAGGCCGCGCGCAAGGGCCACGACGTGGTGATGTCGCCTTCGTCCGACCTCTACCTCGACTATCTGCAGACCACCCTGCCCGACGAGCCGCCGGGCAGGCCGGCGACGATCACCGTGCAGGATGTCTATGCGTTCGAGCCGGTGCCGGCGGAGCTGGACGCGGGCCAGCAGAAACACATCCTCGGCCTGCAGGCCAACATGTGGACCGAGCACACCCGCTTCGACGAGCGCCTGGAACACAACCTGTTCCCGCGCCTGGCCGCAGTCGCCGAGAGCGGCTGGACCCCGGCAGCGGACAAGAACTGGGACGACTTCCGCCGGCGCCTGCCGATGCAGCTGCAGCGTTACCGCATGCTCGGCATCGGCCATGCGCAGACGCCGTTCCAGGTCGCCATCGAGGTCGACGACGACCGCGCCGCCGGCATCGCCACGGTCGCCCTGTCCAACCCGCTCGGGTACGAGATCCGCCATACCACCGATGGCAGCATGCCGGTCGCCACGTCGCCGGCCCATGCCGGGCCGTTCGAGGTCGCATTGCCGGCCGAGCTTCGTGCGGCGGCGTTTTTCGACGGCGAACCGCTGGCGGAGCCGCAGACGTTCGTGCTCGATCCGGCTTCGTTGCTGGTCCGCACCGACGAACAGCTGGCGATCTGTCCCGATGCCGGCCGTCTGCTGCTGCGGCTGGAGGACGACGGCCCCGCCGACGGCGAGCGCGCGATCTTCAACGCCACCATCTTCTATCCGTGCTGGCAGTGGAACGCGGCCGACCTCGACGGCATCGGCGCGGTGAAGGTGCGGCTGGGGCGGATCCCGTATTACTTCCAGCTCGCCCACGACGAGCCCAGCCGCCACTTCGAGCCGGCCGTCACCGCGCATGGCGAACTGATGGTCCACGGCGGAGGCTGCGAAGGCGAACTGCTGGCGCAGCTGCCGATGCCGGCCGAACCCGGCGCCGACGGTTTCGTCGAGCTGGAGGCCGTGCTGCCGCCGCCGCCGGCGGCAGGCCGGCAGGACCTGTGCATCCGCGTCACCGGCGATACCCGGCCGGCGATGTGGGTGGTCGACCGGGTCGGGTTGGTGCCCGGCCGGCCCTGA
- a CDS encoding TonB-dependent receptor, producing MTTTLRKTLLSASILAALSFTGAAVAQEAAADASATDLDTVVVRGIRAAEAASLAAKRDEVTRVEVISSEDIGKMPDKNVADSLARVSGVNISAASANEGAFDENDRVSMRGTPPSFTQTLIDGHSVATGDWFVLNQTGTVGRSVSYSLLPAELVDQVMVRKSSEAKLVEGGAVGNIDIITRNPLNFDTGFSVFGSVGAVYADKPEKWAPQLSVLGNWKNDAGTFGVTVQAFSEERHLRRDGQELLGYEQIAADSAIAASNPDLAGVYYPTLIGSALFEQERKRTGGKLTFQLRPTDNTEFEANYFRSDLKADNYNRNYMLWGARILGQGNGQAPDPGYVVRNGTLVSANFTGVEGQQYGIYDEISRPGSKSSTEFLTLDGKWNATDSLTLSFQAGTSEGHGKTPTQDVAEWDLGFGTGAGWQLNGVGAADWNLGSLNTSVPGVAGVDYRLDWIFGFQDIDVEDSEDWLKLDGEYYVGGTLSTIEFGVRDARHERGLDRITAQGPGCIDSAGNVVPFDWSQPYWCPVGTQSPADPANFPVDYRNYPGDFANGIGGNFPRDIWYHSMRDLAEYNRLTNRDPVERFFFPGAYALEERSTAAYTQFNFEGDNWSGNIGVRYVRTEEEVTNYVNTDATDPDAITTSAFGPFKQVVTKNTYNDWLPSANFRYSLNDDMVLRFAASRTLTRPDFSALSGAISLSPPATEGGVGTGTGGNPNLEPIISTNLDGTFEWYYAERALLSASLFSMNIDNYVSLGIVRQQFLTIDNLHPDGVLIDYDLSVPVGTGAKVKGIELAWEAPIGEYFGAFANYTYADGETDDGSPMLGTSKNTYNLGAYFENDLFSARVNYTYRSEFYSGLDRASAFYQDEIDSLSASLGWKISDNFSLSLDALNLNNPKTKYYAENRDRPRSIYENGRQYYLNLRFNY from the coding sequence ATGACCACTACACTTCGCAAAACCCTGTTATCGGCGAGCATCCTCGCCGCGCTGTCATTCACCGGCGCCGCCGTCGCTCAGGAGGCGGCGGCCGATGCCTCGGCCACCGATCTCGACACGGTTGTCGTCCGCGGCATCCGCGCCGCGGAGGCGGCTTCGCTCGCGGCCAAGCGCGACGAGGTCACCCGCGTCGAGGTCATCAGTTCCGAGGACATCGGCAAGATGCCGGACAAGAACGTCGCCGACTCGCTGGCGCGCGTGTCCGGCGTCAACATCAGCGCCGCCAGCGCCAATGAGGGCGCGTTCGACGAGAACGACCGCGTCAGCATGCGCGGCACCCCGCCGAGCTTCACCCAGACCCTGATCGATGGCCACAGCGTCGCCACCGGCGACTGGTTCGTACTCAACCAGACCGGCACCGTCGGCCGCAGCGTCAGCTACTCGCTGCTGCCGGCCGAGCTGGTCGACCAGGTGATGGTGCGCAAGTCGTCCGAGGCCAAGCTGGTCGAGGGCGGCGCGGTCGGCAACATCGACATCATCACCCGCAACCCGTTGAACTTCGACACCGGTTTCAGCGTGTTCGGCTCGGTCGGTGCGGTCTATGCCGACAAGCCCGAGAAGTGGGCCCCGCAGCTGTCGGTGCTCGGCAACTGGAAGAACGACGCCGGCACCTTCGGCGTGACCGTGCAGGCATTCAGCGAGGAGCGCCACCTGCGTCGTGATGGCCAGGAGCTGCTGGGCTACGAGCAGATCGCGGCTGATTCCGCCATTGCTGCCAGCAATCCGGACCTGGCAGGCGTCTACTATCCGACCCTGATCGGTTCGGCACTGTTCGAGCAGGAGCGCAAGCGCACCGGCGGCAAGCTGACCTTCCAGCTCAGGCCGACCGACAACACCGAGTTCGAGGCCAACTACTTCCGCTCCGACCTCAAGGCCGACAATTACAACCGCAACTACATGCTGTGGGGCGCGCGCATCCTCGGCCAGGGCAACGGCCAGGCGCCGGACCCGGGCTACGTGGTCCGCAACGGCACCCTGGTGTCGGCCAACTTCACCGGCGTCGAAGGCCAGCAATACGGCATCTACGACGAGATTTCGCGCCCGGGGTCCAAGTCCAGCACCGAGTTCCTCACGCTCGATGGCAAGTGGAATGCCACCGACAGCCTGACCCTCAGCTTCCAGGCCGGCACTTCCGAGGGCCACGGCAAGACTCCGACGCAGGACGTGGCCGAATGGGACTTGGGCTTTGGTACCGGTGCCGGCTGGCAGCTCAACGGTGTCGGCGCGGCCGACTGGAACCTTGGCAGCCTGAATACCTCGGTGCCGGGCGTGGCTGGGGTCGACTACCGCCTCGACTGGATCTTCGGCTTCCAGGACATCGACGTCGAGGACTCCGAGGACTGGTTGAAGCTGGACGGCGAGTACTACGTCGGCGGCACCCTGAGCACGATCGAATTCGGTGTCCGCGATGCGCGCCATGAGCGTGGTCTGGACCGCATCACCGCGCAGGGCCCGGGATGCATCGACTCGGCCGGCAACGTGGTGCCGTTCGACTGGTCACAACCGTACTGGTGTCCGGTCGGCACCCAGTCGCCGGCCGACCCGGCCAACTTTCCGGTCGACTACCGCAACTATCCGGGTGATTTCGCCAACGGCATCGGCGGCAACTTCCCGCGCGACATCTGGTACCACTCGATGCGCGACCTGGCCGAGTACAACCGGCTGACCAACCGAGACCCGGTCGAGCGGTTCTTCTTCCCGGGTGCCTACGCTCTGGAGGAGCGCAGCACCGCCGCCTATACCCAGTTCAACTTCGAGGGCGACAACTGGAGCGGCAACATCGGCGTGCGCTACGTGCGCACCGAGGAGGAAGTCACCAACTACGTCAATACCGACGCCACGGACCCGGACGCGATCACGACCTCGGCCTTCGGTCCATTCAAGCAGGTGGTTACCAAGAACACCTATAACGATTGGCTGCCGAGCGCCAACTTCCGCTACAGCCTCAACGACGACATGGTTCTGCGTTTCGCCGCATCGCGGACCCTGACCCGTCCGGACTTCTCCGCACTGTCAGGTGCGATCAGTCTGAGCCCGCCTGCCACCGAGGGCGGCGTCGGTACCGGTACCGGTGGCAACCCGAACCTCGAGCCGATCATCTCGACCAACCTTGACGGTACCTTCGAGTGGTACTACGCAGAGCGTGCCCTGCTGTCGGCCAGCCTGTTCTCGATGAACATCGACAACTACGTCTCGCTGGGCATCGTGCGCCAGCAATTCCTGACCATCGATAACCTGCATCCGGACGGCGTGCTGATCGACTACGACCTGTCGGTACCCGTCGGGACCGGTGCCAAGGTCAAGGGTATCGAACTGGCGTGGGAGGCACCGATCGGTGAGTACTTCGGCGCGTTCGCCAACTACACCTACGCCGATGGCGAGACTGACGACGGCTCGCCGATGCTGGGCACCTCGAAGAACACCTACAACCTGGGTGCCTACTTCGAGAACGACCTGTTCAGTGCCCGAGTGAACTACACGTACCGTTCGGAGTTCTACAGCGGCCTGGATCGCGCTTCGGCGTTCTACCAGGATGAGATCGACAGCCTGTCGGCCTCGCTGGGCTGGAAGATCAGTGACAACTTCTCGCTGAGCCTGGATGCGCTGAACCTCAACAACCCGAAGACCAAGTACTACGCCGAGAACCGCGACCGCCCTCGCTCGATCTACGAGAACGGCCGCCAGTACTACCTGAACCTCCGTTTCAACTACTGA
- a CDS encoding glucokinase, with translation MSAAQRLVVAERRFIAADVGGTHTRVGLVCAGGAGESPVAVLTHRKYACAEYPDLAAIIADFIAGIPGGAGDVDSVAIACAGVMLDGVVVNANLHWRVSSADLRRALGLQRVLFINDFQAAAHAAQCMNPAEATLLTPGVETNEPGPVLVVGPGTGLGAAMRVPYRDGTVVLPTEAGHAAFAPGNPRELEVLRWLQRRGGHVPTEDLVSGPGLVNLYRALCAIDGRSPQPLDPSQISSAARDGDPSAREAVLTFCALLGSVIGDLAVVSSARSVFIAGGILPRLKDFIAGSEFLTRLRDKGAMRPVLERLPVRLIENDRLGVIGAASWYLQHGMEYEMEQARGS, from the coding sequence ATGAGCGCAGCGCAGCGCCTGGTGGTGGCCGAGCGCCGCTTCATCGCCGCCGATGTCGGCGGCACCCACACCCGTGTGGGCCTGGTCTGCGCCGGTGGCGCGGGCGAATCGCCGGTCGCCGTGCTCACGCATCGCAAGTACGCCTGCGCCGAGTATCCGGACCTGGCCGCGATCATCGCCGACTTCATTGCCGGCATCCCCGGCGGGGCCGGCGATGTCGACAGCGTGGCGATCGCCTGTGCCGGAGTGATGCTCGACGGCGTGGTGGTCAATGCCAACCTGCACTGGCGCGTGTCCAGTGCCGACCTGCGCCGGGCACTGGGCCTGCAGCGGGTGTTGTTCATCAACGACTTCCAGGCCGCCGCGCACGCCGCGCAGTGCATGAACCCGGCCGAGGCGACCCTGCTGACCCCGGGCGTGGAGACCAATGAGCCCGGCCCGGTGCTGGTCGTCGGCCCCGGCACCGGCCTGGGCGCGGCGATGCGGGTGCCGTATCGCGACGGCACCGTGGTGCTGCCGACCGAGGCCGGCCACGCCGCCTTCGCACCCGGCAACCCGCGCGAGCTCGAAGTGCTGCGCTGGTTGCAGCGGCGTGGCGGTCATGTGCCGACAGAAGACCTGGTGTCCGGCCCCGGCCTGGTCAACCTGTATCGCGCGCTGTGCGCGATCGACGGCCGCAGCCCGCAGCCGCTGGATCCCTCGCAGATCAGCTCGGCTGCGCGCGACGGCGACCCGAGCGCGCGCGAGGCGGTGCTGACCTTCTGCGCCCTGCTCGGCAGCGTGATCGGAGACCTGGCCGTGGTCAGCAGCGCCCGTTCGGTGTTCATCGCCGGCGGCATCCTGCCGCGGCTCAAGGATTTCATCGCCGGCAGCGAGTTCCTGACGCGCCTGCGCGACAAGGGTGCGATGCGGCCGGTGCTCGAGCGCCTGCCGGTGCGCCTGATCGAGAACGACCGGCTCGGCGTGATCGGTGCCGCCAGCTGGTACCTGCAGCACGGGATGGAGTACGAAATGGAGCAAGCGCGTGGGAGTTGA
- a CDS encoding sugar MFS transporter, with translation MSSTTSTAAPHRTQGYLLSIGIIGLLFFLFGFVTWLNGPLIAFAKLAFDVSEVGAFLIPFAFYISYFFLALPSSLILKKIGMKKGMALGLFVMAVGAVVFGQFTTGRHFPGAVAGIFVIGAGLAILQTAANPYISILGPIEGAAQRIAVMGICNKLAGILAPIVLGSLVLHGMGDLATQVEAADPAGKEALLNEFAARIHDPYMVMAGLLALVAVGVLFSPLPELRPEEANAETPGAAGSRRTLFHYPHLWLGAACLFAYVGVEVMAGDAIVIYGESLGLPLDHSKFFTSLTLGGMLAGYLVGLITIPRFISQERYLAWSAVLGVALTIGAFFTSGYVSVAFVALLGFANAMMWPAIFPLAIRGLGRLTELGSAIMIMGIAGGAVIPQLYAVLQSSFDFQWVFLLLMVPCYLYIWHFATRGYRAGLKGEA, from the coding sequence ATGTCTTCGACCACGTCCACCGCCGCACCGCATCGCACCCAGGGCTACCTGCTCTCGATCGGGATCATCGGCCTGCTGTTCTTCCTGTTCGGCTTCGTCACCTGGCTCAACGGTCCGCTGATCGCGTTCGCCAAGCTCGCCTTCGATGTCAGCGAGGTCGGGGCGTTCCTGATTCCGTTCGCGTTCTACATCTCCTACTTCTTCCTCGCCCTGCCTTCCTCGCTGATCCTGAAGAAGATCGGGATGAAGAAGGGCATGGCGCTGGGCCTGTTCGTGATGGCGGTCGGCGCGGTGGTGTTCGGCCAGTTCACCACCGGCCGCCACTTCCCCGGAGCGGTGGCCGGCATCTTCGTAATCGGCGCCGGGTTGGCGATCCTGCAGACCGCGGCCAACCCTTACATCTCGATCCTCGGCCCGATCGAGGGCGCCGCGCAGCGGATCGCGGTGATGGGCATCTGCAACAAGCTGGCCGGCATCCTCGCCCCGATCGTGCTCGGCTCGCTGGTACTGCATGGCATGGGCGACCTCGCCACGCAGGTCGAGGCGGCCGACCCCGCCGGCAAGGAAGCGCTGCTAAACGAGTTCGCGGCGCGCATCCACGACCCGTACATGGTCATGGCCGGCCTGCTGGCGCTGGTCGCGGTCGGGGTGCTGTTCTCGCCGTTGCCGGAGTTGCGTCCGGAAGAGGCCAATGCCGAGACACCCGGCGCCGCCGGCAGCCGCCGCACCCTGTTCCACTACCCGCACCTGTGGCTGGGCGCGGCCTGCCTGTTCGCCTACGTCGGCGTGGAGGTGATGGCCGGCGACGCGATCGTGATCTACGGCGAGTCGCTCGGCCTGCCACTCGACCACAGCAAGTTCTTCACCTCGCTGACCCTGGGCGGGATGCTGGCCGGCTACCTGGTCGGGTTGATCACGATCCCGCGCTTCATCTCGCAGGAGCGTTATCTGGCCTGGTCGGCGGTGCTGGGCGTGGCGCTGACCATCGGCGCCTTCTTCACCAGCGGCTACGTGTCGGTCGCCTTCGTCGCCCTGCTCGGCTTCGCCAACGCGATGATGTGGCCGGCGATCTTCCCGCTCGCGATCCGCGGCCTGGGCCGCCTGACCGAGCTCGGCTCGGCGATCATGATCATGGGCATCGCCGGCGGCGCGGTGATCCCGCAGCTGTACGCGGTACTGCAGAGCTCGTTCGACTTCCAGTGGGTGTTCCTGCTGCTGATGGTGCCGTGCTACCTGTACATCTGGCACTTCGCCACGCGCGGATACCGGGCGGGGCTGAAGGGCGAGGCCTGA
- a CDS encoding LacI family DNA-binding transcriptional regulator: MRRPTIKDVAERAEVSLKTVSRVINDEPGVRARTREKVNQAIAALGYRPDPSARSLRSAQPYALGVVYDNPNPYYIIAVQNGVLSACRETGYGLQIHPCDASSPVLAADLIDLVQGARLAGLVLAPPMSERMELVNELVEQGIRLVRIVSASADPHDGAPCVWVDDRDAAYDITEHLIQLGHQRIGFLWGGTSHKSSSERYKGYAKALADYGIVEDETLVLPGDYSFDDGFRGARRLLSLPEPPTAIFGSNDEIAAGVLAAARSSGLNVPYDLSIAGFEDSPFSKQSWPPLTTASQATEAIARHAAYRLIAELRRDGNVDTHPNEGFSPVLVVRGSTAPPRPKA, translated from the coding sequence GTGCGCCGCCCCACGATCAAAGACGTTGCCGAGCGCGCCGAAGTTTCGCTCAAGACCGTTTCACGGGTGATCAACGACGAGCCGGGCGTGCGCGCCCGCACCCGCGAGAAGGTCAACCAGGCCATCGCCGCGCTCGGCTACCGTCCCGATCCGTCCGCGCGCAGTCTGCGCAGCGCCCAGCCGTACGCGCTGGGCGTGGTCTACGACAATCCCAACCCGTACTACATCATCGCGGTGCAGAACGGCGTGCTGTCGGCCTGTCGCGAGACCGGCTACGGCCTGCAGATCCACCCCTGCGACGCCTCCTCGCCGGTGCTGGCCGCGGACCTGATCGATCTGGTCCAGGGCGCGCGCCTGGCCGGGCTGGTGCTGGCCCCGCCGATGTCCGAGCGGATGGAACTGGTCAACGAACTGGTCGAGCAGGGCATCCGGCTGGTACGCATCGTCTCCGCATCGGCCGACCCGCACGACGGCGCCCCGTGCGTCTGGGTCGACGACCGCGACGCCGCCTACGACATCACCGAACATCTGATCCAGCTCGGCCACCAGCGCATCGGCTTCCTCTGGGGCGGCACCTCGCACAAGTCGAGCTCGGAGCGCTACAAGGGTTACGCCAAGGCGCTGGCCGACTACGGCATCGTCGAGGACGAGACCCTGGTGCTGCCCGGCGATTATTCGTTCGACGACGGCTTCCGCGGCGCGCGCCGGCTGCTCTCGTTGCCCGAACCGCCGACCGCGATCTTCGGCAGCAACGACGAGATCGCCGCCGGCGTGCTCGCTGCGGCCCGCTCCAGCGGCCTCAACGTGCCCTACGACCTGTCGATCGCCGGCTTCGAGGACAGCCCGTTCTCCAAGCAGTCGTGGCCACCGCTGACCACCGCCAGCCAGGCCACCGAGGCGATCGCCCGCCACGCCGCCTACCGGCTGATCGCCGAGCTGCGCCGCGACGGCAACGTCGATACCCACCCGAACGAAGGTTTCAGCCCGGTGCTGGTGGTGCGTGGCTCGACCGCGCCGCCGCGGCCGAAGGCGTGA
- the eda gene encoding bifunctional 4-hydroxy-2-oxoglutarate aldolase/2-dehydro-3-deoxy-phosphogluconate aldolase, translating to MTLIEKVLHLAPVIPVVVIEDASHAVPMARALVAGGLPVIEVTLRSDAALAAVRAIADEVPDAIVGTGTVRRPADLDASAKAGARFAVSPGSTPDLLAAARGHDVAWLPASASASEAMTLAEAGFTFQKFFPAQAAGGTALLRSLHGPLPEIRFCATGGISLANAAEYLATPNVACVGGSWITPAGLMRAGDWAAIEQLAREAAALRAG from the coding sequence ATGACCCTGATCGAGAAAGTCTTGCACCTGGCCCCGGTGATCCCGGTGGTCGTGATCGAGGACGCGAGCCACGCGGTGCCGATGGCGCGCGCGCTGGTCGCCGGTGGCCTGCCGGTGATCGAGGTGACCCTGCGCAGCGACGCCGCACTGGCCGCGGTGCGCGCGATCGCCGACGAGGTGCCTGACGCGATCGTCGGCACCGGCACCGTGCGCCGCCCGGCCGACCTCGATGCCTCGGCGAAAGCGGGTGCGCGCTTCGCGGTCTCGCCCGGCTCTACCCCTGACCTGCTTGCCGCCGCACGCGGCCATGATGTGGCCTGGCTGCCGGCCTCGGCGAGCGCGTCGGAGGCGATGACCCTGGCCGAGGCGGGCTTCACGTTCCAGAAGTTCTTCCCCGCCCAGGCCGCCGGCGGCACTGCGCTGCTGCGCAGCCTGCACGGCCCGCTGCCGGAGATCCGCTTCTGCGCGACCGGCGGCATCAGTCTGGCCAATGCCGCCGAATACCTCGCCACTCCGAACGTGGCCTGTGTCGGCGGCTCGTGGATTACCCCGGCCGGACTGATGCGCGCCGGTGACTGGGCCGCGATCGAACAGCTGGCCCGCGAGGCGGCGGCACTGCGGGCAGGCTGA